In Acholeplasma equirhinis, the following proteins share a genomic window:
- a CDS encoding GrpB family protein encodes MKKLNEMSLDELWQLFPIFLVPHNEKWKVDYETEIDEILSILPNSIVRSNHHIGSTSIQNIYSKDIIDILCIINDSQAFQIIIDNLQTNGYILMNQNETRLTFNKGYTENGFSNKVFHLHIRLQDDHDELYFRDYLIEHPEVAKAYESLKLELAVKYKHHRDYYTESKTEFITKYTHLAKELYKNRY; translated from the coding sequence ATGAAAAAACTTAATGAAATGTCATTAGATGAACTATGGCAGTTGTTTCCTATTTTCTTAGTCCCACATAATGAAAAATGGAAAGTCGATTATGAAACAGAAATAGATGAAATTCTATCAATATTACCAAATAGTATCGTAAGATCGAATCATCATATTGGAAGCACAAGTATTCAAAATATTTATTCAAAAGATATTATTGATATCTTGTGTATTATCAACGATTCACAAGCTTTTCAAATCATAATCGATAATCTTCAAACAAATGGTTATATCTTAATGAATCAAAATGAAACAAGATTAACCTTTAATAAAGGTTATACAGAAAATGGATTTAGTAATAAAGTATTTCATTTGCATATCAGACTTCAAGATGACCATGATGAACTATATTTTAGAGATTATTTGATTGAACATCCTGAAGTTGCTAAAGCATATGAGTCCCTAAAACTTGAACTAGCAGTAAAATATAAGCATCATAGAGATTACTACACAGAGTCAAAAACAGAGTTTATTACAAAATATACCCATCTTGCTAAGGAACTCTATAAAAATAGATACTAA
- a CDS encoding ABC transporter ATP-binding protein: MHGSHPGRGGEKAKFNPRSFKKILKYMDKYAVGLVFSIILAIGSAVTTIVGPDRVSELLNEIMGSMMTGINMDTVTNMALGILILYILSATFGYLQQFIMATITQKTANRLRSDMDNKLYRLPLAYFDKNQKGDILSRVTNDVDTIAQSLSQSIANLFSSIILFIGLLIMMFISNWVLALVTIFSSMIGMIFLPMIVKKSQKFFRSNQQLLGKLNGQIEEVYTNHNVVKAFNGTESERAIFNDTNNLLRKSVWRSQFLSGLMAPVMIFVGNLSYILIFVVGSILYLNGFTVVTIGTLASFVIYARLFSTPLQTFAQAMTGMQQASAAADRVFTVLEEPEMRDETNLETNIDNVQGNIEFKDVKFGYFADKEIIHGFSASIKKGQKVAIVGPTGAGKTTIVNLLMKFYDVNQGDIVIDGVSIHDMKRESIHNLFDMILQDTWLFKGTLRENLVYNKENVSDKELDRVCETVGLKHFVQALPNGYDTFLDESAQLSEGQKQQITIARAMIKDAPLLILDEATSSVDTRTELLIQRAMDELTVGRTSFVIAHRLSTIRNADIILVLKDGDIIEQGNHETLLAKNGFYAELYNSQFQNV; encoded by the coding sequence ATGCACGGTTCACATCCAGGTAGAGGTGGCGAAAAAGCCAAATTCAATCCAAGATCATTTAAAAAGATCTTAAAATATATGGATAAGTATGCTGTTGGATTAGTTTTCTCAATCATACTTGCTATCGGTTCAGCTGTTACAACAATTGTTGGTCCAGACAGAGTTTCTGAACTTTTAAATGAAATCATGGGTTCTATGATGACTGGTATCAATATGGATACAGTTACAAATATGGCCCTTGGTATCTTAATTTTATACATCCTTAGTGCAACATTTGGTTACCTGCAACAATTCATTATGGCAACCATTACTCAAAAGACTGCAAATAGATTAAGAAGTGATATGGATAATAAATTATATCGCTTACCACTTGCTTACTTTGATAAAAATCAAAAAGGTGATATTTTATCAAGAGTAACAAATGATGTTGATACAATTGCACAATCATTATCTCAATCCATTGCAAACTTATTCTCATCAATAATTTTATTTATTGGATTATTAATCATGATGTTTATTTCAAACTGGGTGTTAGCACTCGTTACAATTTTCTCATCTATGATTGGTATGATCTTCCTTCCAATGATTGTTAAGAAATCTCAAAAATTCTTTAGAAGCAATCAACAATTACTTGGTAAATTAAATGGTCAAATTGAAGAAGTATATACTAACCATAATGTCGTAAAAGCATTCAATGGTACAGAATCAGAAAGAGCAATCTTTAATGATACAAATAATCTATTAAGAAAGAGTGTTTGGAGAAGCCAATTCTTATCTGGTCTAATGGCTCCTGTGATGATCTTCGTTGGTAACTTATCGTATATTTTAATTTTCGTCGTTGGTTCAATTCTTTACTTAAATGGCTTTACAGTCGTAACAATTGGTACTTTAGCATCATTCGTAATTTATGCTAGATTATTCTCAACACCACTTCAAACATTTGCACAAGCAATGACAGGTATGCAACAAGCATCAGCAGCAGCCGATAGAGTATTTACTGTATTAGAAGAACCCGAAATGAGAGATGAAACAAATCTTGAAACAAACATTGATAATGTTCAAGGTAACATCGAATTCAAAGACGTTAAGTTTGGTTATTTTGCAGATAAAGAAATTATTCATGGTTTCTCTGCATCAATCAAAAAAGGACAAAAGGTTGCGATTGTTGGACCAACAGGTGCGGGTAAAACAACGATTGTTAATTTATTAATGAAATTCTATGATGTTAATCAAGGTGATATTGTGATTGATGGTGTATCAATCCATGATATGAAACGTGAAAGCATTCATAATTTATTTGATATGATTCTACAAGACACATGGTTATTCAAAGGTACATTAAGAGAAAACTTAGTCTACAACAAAGAAAATGTATCAGATAAAGAACTTGATAGAGTTTGTGAAACTGTTGGCTTAAAACACTTTGTTCAAGCACTTCCTAATGGTTATGACACCTTCTTAGATGAAAGTGCTCAATTATCAGAAGGTCAAAAACAACAAATCACAATTGCGCGTGCAATGATTAAAGACGCTCCACTCTTAATCTTAGATGAAGCAACTTCATCAGTAGATACACGTACTGAATTATTAATTCAACGTGCAATGGATGAATTAACTGTTGGTAGAACATCATTTGTTATTGCACACAGATTATCAACTATCCGTAATGCTGATATTATTCTTGTTTTAAAAGATGGTGACATCATTGAACAAGGTAATCATGAAACGTTACTTGCTAAAAACGGCTTCTACGCTGAACTTTACAATTCACAATTCCAAAACGTTTAA
- a CDS encoding ABC transporter ATP-binding protein, whose protein sequence is MIKLLKYFRKIDVLYLVAIVGLIVFQIWLEMTMPDYTSKLTQLIAQEQQIPGTLNMSDVWYNGGMMLLCAAGVIIAMMLAGFFIARMASDWSFELRKETMMKVTTFSNAEMNEFTTPSLITRTTNDIVQVQNFAAMGFQFMIKAPVTAIWALFKLSNTSLEWTTATLAIVIAILVVMISLVAVSMPRFKKIQKLTDDLNDVTRENVSGVRVVRAFNAERYQNAKFEKVNKDVMSNNLFVSRAMGIMQPFMMLCMNGLTIAIYFIGAILINEAAMMDRPAVLGNMLAYTSIAMQVVMSFMFLVMIAVMLPRTQVAAGRIREVLKKEPKIKDGKNLDQATEQGTIEFKNVSFSYVDDASHNALSNLNFKVKKGETLAIIGSTGSGKTSLVNLMTRFFDTTEGEVIINGKNVKDYKLEDLNKVVSMATQKAILFGGDVKKNITYGDTYDSDRFNKAVSLAQANFIYELEGGEDATVAQGGTNFSGGQKQRLSIARTLYKNADIFIFDDTFSALDYRTDMLVRKGISENLKDKTIVIVAQRIGTIRQADQILVLNEGKIVGMGKHEDLLRNNEVYRDIALSQLSEEELTVKEAI, encoded by the coding sequence ATGATTAAATTACTCAAATATTTCAGAAAAATTGATGTTTTATATCTTGTTGCAATCGTTGGTTTGATTGTATTCCAAATTTGGCTTGAAATGACAATGCCAGATTACACATCAAAACTTACACAATTAATTGCACAAGAGCAACAAATACCAGGTACACTTAATATGAGCGATGTCTGGTACAACGGTGGCATGATGTTACTGTGTGCTGCAGGTGTTATTATCGCTATGATGCTTGCAGGATTCTTTATTGCAAGAATGGCAAGTGATTGGAGTTTTGAACTTCGTAAAGAAACGATGATGAAAGTTACGACTTTCTCAAATGCAGAAATGAACGAGTTCACTACACCTTCATTAATTACACGTACAACCAATGATATTGTTCAAGTTCAAAATTTTGCAGCGATGGGATTCCAGTTCATGATCAAAGCACCAGTAACTGCGATTTGGGCATTATTCAAATTATCAAATACATCATTAGAATGGACAACAGCTACACTAGCAATCGTTATTGCGATTTTAGTGGTTATGATTTCTCTTGTTGCAGTTTCAATGCCAAGGTTCAAGAAAATTCAAAAACTTACTGACGATTTAAATGATGTTACAAGAGAAAATGTCTCAGGTGTTAGAGTAGTTCGCGCATTTAATGCTGAACGATATCAAAATGCTAAGTTTGAAAAAGTAAACAAAGATGTAATGTCTAACAACTTATTTGTTTCAAGAGCAATGGGTATTATGCAACCATTCATGATGTTATGTATGAATGGATTAACAATTGCGATTTACTTCATTGGTGCAATATTAATTAATGAAGCTGCAATGATGGATAGACCTGCAGTCTTAGGAAATATGCTAGCTTATACTTCAATTGCTATGCAAGTTGTTATGTCATTTATGTTCTTAGTTATGATTGCTGTTATGCTTCCTAGAACACAAGTTGCTGCTGGACGTATTCGTGAAGTCTTAAAGAAAGAACCAAAAATTAAAGATGGTAAGAATTTAGACCAAGCAACAGAACAAGGAACGATTGAATTTAAAAATGTATCTTTCTCATATGTTGATGATGCATCACATAATGCCTTAAGTAATTTAAACTTCAAAGTTAAGAAGGGTGAAACTTTAGCAATTATTGGTTCAACAGGTTCAGGTAAAACTTCGCTTGTTAATTTAATGACACGTTTCTTCGATACAACTGAAGGTGAAGTTATTATTAATGGTAAAAACGTTAAAGATTATAAATTAGAAGATTTAAATAAAGTTGTATCAATGGCAACACAAAAAGCAATTCTTTTTGGTGGAGATGTTAAGAAGAATATCACTTACGGTGATACGTATGATAGCGATAGATTTAATAAAGCTGTAAGTCTTGCTCAAGCTAATTTCATTTATGAATTAGAAGGTGGCGAAGATGCAACTGTAGCACAAGGTGGTACAAACTTCTCAGGTGGTCAAAAACAAAGACTATCGATTGCAAGAACACTTTATAAGAATGCAGATATCTTTATTTTTGATGATACATTCTCAGCACTAGATTATAGAACTGATATGTTAGTTAGAAAAGGTATCTCTGAAAATCTTAAAGATAAGACAATTGTTATTGTTGCTCAAAGAATTGGTACAATTCGTCAAGCAGATCAAATTCTTGTTTTAAATGAAGGTAAAATTGTTGGAATGGGTAAACACGAAGACTTACTTAGAAATAATGAAGTCTATCGTGATATTGCATTATCACAATTATCAGAAGAAGAACTTACAGTAAAGGAGGCTATCTAA